In the genome of Streptomyces sp. NBC_00259, the window GAGGCGATGGCGTGGTGATCGGAGCAGCGGTGGTGCTGTTCATCGCCTCGTTCCTCGGCTTCATCAGCGTCGACTGCCCGAGCGGCATCGACTGCTCCCGCGCGGACCTGCCGAACGCCTGGGACTCGCTGGGCACCGTGATGTCCATCTACATCGCCGGGATCATCGGTGCGGCGCTCATCGTCGTCGCCCGCGCGCTGCCGGGGCGCAAGGTCCTGGGCCTCGACATCGGCCAGTTCGGCGTCGCCCTGAGCATCTTCGCCCTGTGGACGATGTTCTGGACGATCATCGACATGAACGCCGACGCCGGAGCCGGCGCGATCCTCGGCCTGCTCGGCACCCTGCTGCTGGCCGGCGCCGCGATCGCCACCCCGCTCGTGCCCGCCCTCAAGGTCGCCCTGGTCGGCCCGCCCAAGCCGCAGGCCCCGCAGCCGTACGGCGCGCAGCCGCAGGGCGGTTACGGCTACCCCGGCGCCCAGCAGCCGCCGTACGGCGCGCAGCCGGGTCAGCCGCAGCCGTACGGTGGCCAGCCCCAGCCCGGCCCGGCCGGTCCGGCGCAGGGCCAGCCGCAGGGCGGCCCGGCCCCGCAGGCCTCGGACTTCGCCCCGTTCTGGTTCGCGGTGCCGGTGGCCCGCCCGCTGTTCGCGGAGGACGGCTCGCAGACGCCGATCGCCGAACTGGCACCCGGCACCTGGTATCTCGCGGTGGAGCAGCGCGGTCCCGGCCTGGTGGCCCAGACGCAGGACGGCCGCCGTGGCGTCCTGCAGGACACGAGCGGCATCCAGCGCGGCTGATCGGCATCCGCACAGCGCCTCGCGGCCCCTCGCCCTTCCGGGCGGGGGGCCGTTGCCGTACAGTCGCCCCCGGACAGCGAACTGACGGTTCGTCAGACATCTCGGACGTGACGGATGGGGGCTGGGCGTCATGCGGCTCGGACTCGCACTGGGGTACTGGGGCCGCGGTCCGAACCCCGACCATGTCGACCTCGCCGTCGAGGCCGAGCGGCTCGGCTACGACTCGGTGTGGACCGCCGAGGCCTGGGGTTCCGACGCGTTCACCCCGCTGACCTGGATCGCCGCCCGTACCTCACGGATCCGGCTGGGCACGGCGGTGGCGCAGATGGCGGCCCGTACCCCCACCGCCACGGCGATGCACGCGCTCACGCTCGACCATCTCTCCGGCGGCCGGATGATGCTCGGTCTCGGGCTGTCGGGGCCGCAGGTCGTCGAGGGCTGGTACGGACGGCCGTTCCCGAAGAGCCCGCTGACCGCGACCCGCGAGTACGTCGACGTCATCCGCCAGGTCCTGCGGCGCGAGGGCCCCGTGGAGCTCGCCGGCCGCTTCCACACCCACCCGTACGCGGGCGAGGACGGCACCGGCCTCGGCAAGCCGCTCAAGCCGATCACCCACCCCCTGCGGGCCGGACTCCCGGTCCTGCTCGGTGCCGAGGGGCCGAAGAACATCGCCCAGACGACCCGGATCGCCGACGGCTGGCTGCCGCTGTACTGGTCCCCGCTGCGGACGGACGTCTACGAGGCGTCGCTCACCGAACTGCCCGAGAACTTCGTCATCGCGCCGATGGCCCGTGCCCAGGTCTGCGACGACGTCGCGGAAGGGCTGCTGCCGGTCAAGGCGATGCTCGGCTTCTACATCGGCGGCATGGGCCATTCCGCCCGTAACTTCCACGCCGATCTGATGGCGCGCATGGGGTACGAGGACGCGGCCCGGCACATCCAGCGGCTGTTCGCCGAGGGCCGGCGTCAGGAGGCGGTGCTCGCCGTCCCGGACGCCTTCGCCGACGAGATCTCGCTCATCGGGCCGCGGCAACGGATCGCCGAGCGCCTGGAGTTGTGGCGCAAGGGCCCGGTCACCGATCTGCTGGTGACGGCACCGGACCCCGGCACCCTGCGGGTGCTGGCCGAGCTGAACGCCTCGTAACCGGACGCCTCGTACAGCGGAACGCCTCGCCACAGGACGGCTCGCCACCGGAGGCCTCGCCACCCGGACGGCTACGCGGGCTTCCCGGGCAGCGCCGCCACGAACTCGTCGACCGTGACGATCGCGTGCGCGTACGTGGGCGCGTTCACCTCGAAGGTGGCCTCCAGCTCCTCGGGCCCGAACCCTCCGATGGCGCCCTTGACCAGCGTCACGTGGTAACCAAGTTCCTGGCCGAAGCGGGCCGTGGTGTCGATGCAGGTGTTCACGCGCATGCCGATGAGCACGATCCGCGAGATGCCGTACTGCTTCAGCAGCAGATCGAGGTCGGTGTTGGCGAATCCGCTCGCCGACCAGTGCTCGTGCACGACGGTCTCGCCCTCGACGGGCCGGAAGTCCGGATGGAACTCACCGCCCCAGGAGCCCACCGCGAAGAGCTGCGCCCGCGCGGTCGCCTGCTGCGAGGACGACAGGTGCCGCCAGTCCGCGTAGTCGCCGGGCGCGGTCCTGCGGTGCGGTACGAACAGGGTCCGGATGCCGCAGGCCCGTGTCGCCGCCAGCACCTCGCGCATATGGCCGAGCAGACCCACCTGCTCGGCCACGGGCGCGGTGCGCGGCCACAGCTTGCCGCCCTCGGACAGGAAGTCGTTGTACGGGTCGACCAGCAGAAGGCCGGTGTTCGCGGCGCTGTAACCGGCGCCGTCCGTCTCGTCGTTCATCGTCGTCCCGACCGGCCGCCGCCCGGCTACCCGCCGCTGAGCTGGGTCGCCGACGGCACCTTGTCCTTCACCTCGGCGCCGGCGCTCTTGCCGGCGTTCTTGATGTTGGTGATGACGTCCTCGAAGGCGCCCACGTCGGACTCGTTCGCCTGGCCCTTGCGGAGCTTGGTGCCGAGCCCCTTCAGCGACTCGATGCCGGCGGTGATCGGCGCGACCGCCTTCGACAGCAGCGGGTCGCCCTTGGCGTTGTTCGACGCCGCCTTGAGCCGGTTGTACGCGAACGCGCCCGCGAGGCCCGCCTTCACCAGGGCCACCTTCTGGCCGTCCGCGCCCTTCTTGAACTTGCCCTCCCGGTAGGGCTTGACGATCCACTGGTACGTCGCGCCCGCGGCGAGGCCGGCGTTGGCCACGAAGCGGGTCTTGGCGAACTTCTGCTTCTCCGCCGAACTCGTCGGCGACGCTCCGCCGCCCGCCTCGTCGTCGCCTCCGCAGGCGCCGGTGCCGAGGACGAGTGCGCAGCAGAGCAGCAGCGCGAGGGCCGCGCGGCGTATCGGAGTGGGCATGGCAGTCCTCCCTGACCTCCCCGAGACCTCTGCGCAAGCGTCACCCGCGAGCGTGCCTTCCGCCACTCGGGCGAACCCCGACAGGTTTCGTTGAAGCCAGAACGGCAAAGCGGAGCCCATGTCCCCACGTCAACGCAGTGGAAGTCACCAGGCGGCGACGATCATCACCGTCATCGCCGACGTCATGGCCGTCATCCTCGGCCTGTGGATCCTGATGTACCTACTGGAAGCGAACCGGGCCAACAGCCTGGTGGGCTTCATCCAGGACGTGGCCCGCTGGCTCGCCGGCTGGTCGTACGACCTGTTCACCTTCGACGACGCCTGGGCACGGGTGGTGGCGGGCTACGGCCTCGCCGCCGTCGTGTACCTCGTCGTCGGGCACGCCGTGGCCGGCCGCCTGCGCCGCCAGGCCTGATGTTCCCGTCCGCGGGCGGGAGAGCCCCGGTGGCCCTCCCGCCCGCGGGCGGTCACTGACAGCACTGGGGTTCGAGCCCGCGCGGCAGCCGTTCCCCGCCGAAGACCGCGGTGGTCGCCTCGTCTCCCCCCAGGGCGGCGACCGCCAGCAGCAGGGAGCCCGCCGTCCACGTCGTCAGCTCCTCCGGCCAGAGGGCGCGGTTGCCTTCGAAGACGTAACCCGTCCAGTAGAGGCCGTCGTCGGCGCGCAGGTGCTGGATGGACTGGAGGATCTCCAGCGCACGGTCCGACTCTCCCATCGCCCAGAGCGCGAGGGCCAGTTCGCAGCTCTCGCCGCCGGTCACCCAGGGGTTGGGCAGCACACAGCGCACCCCCAGCCCGGGCACCACGAACGCGTCCCAGTACTCCTCGATGCGGGCCTTCGCCTCGGCGCCGGTGAGGGCGCCGCCGAGGATCGGGTAGTACCAGTCCATCGAGTAGCGCGACTTGTCGAGGAAGCGCTCCGGGTGGCTGCGTACGGCATGGCCGAGCGCGCCGGTCGCCAACTCCCAGTCGGGCTGCGGCTCCTCGCGCTCCTCGGCGATCGCGAGGGCGCAGCGCAGGGCGTGGTAGACGGACGAACTACCGGTCAGCAGCGCGTCGTCGACGATCGCGCCGCCGTCCTCGGGGGCTTCGCGCTTCCAGCCGATCTGACCGCCCGGCTGCTGCAGCCGCAGGACGAACTCGATCGCCGCGTAGACGGACGGCCACATCCGGTCGAGGAAGACGTCGTCGCCGGTGGCGAGGTAGTGGTGCCAGACGCCGACGGCCACGTAGGCGCAGAAGTTGGTCTCACGGCCGCGGTCGGTGGGCTGGTCGGCGTCGCCGTCGTGGTACGCGGCGTACCAGGAGCCGTCCTCGTTCTGGTGCCGTGCCAGCCACTCGTAGGCGCGCGCGGCCGCGTCGTGTTCGCCCGCCGCGTCCAGCGCCATGGCCGCCTCGGTGTGGTCCCACGGGTCCAGGTGGTGCCCGCGGAACCAGGGGATGGCGCCTTCCTCGCGCTGGACGGCGAGGATGCCGGCGACGGTCTGAGCGGCCTGGTCGGCGGTGAGGACACCGGGCAGGACGAGATGGTCGGTGCGGCCGGGACCGCGCCAGGGCACGGTCACTCGCCCACCTTCGGTGTGTGCGGCTTCGTCGCGTAGGCCACGAAGCTCTTGCCGACGACGGGGTTGAGCAGCTGCTCCGCGAACCGGGTCGCGAAGGGCTTCTTCATGATGTCCCAGACGAGCAGCTTGTGGTATGCGCGGACGGGCAGCGCCTTGTCGTTGTCGACGCCGAAGGCGCACTTGAGCCACCAGTACGGCGAGTGCAGCGCGTGCGCGTGGTGGGTGCCGTAGGGCTTGAGGCCGGCCTCGCGCATCCTGGCGAGGAGTTCGTCGGCCTTGTAGATGCGGATGTGCCCGCCCTCGACCTCGTGGTACGCGTCCGAGAGCGCCCAGCAGATCTTCTCGGGGCCGTAGCGGGGCACGGTGACGGCGATCCGGCCGCCGGGCTTGAGCACCCGGACCATCTCGGCGAGGACACCCTTGTCGTCGGGGATGTGCTCCATCACCTCGGAGATGATCACGACGTCGAACGACTCGTCGGGAAAGGGCAGGTTGAGCGCGTCGCCCTCCATGGCGGTGGCGCTCGCGCCCTCCGGTGCCTCCCCGGCCTCCTTCATCGCCGCGAACCACTTGGCGACCTCGCGGATCTCCTCGCCGTTCTGGTCGAGGGCCACGACCTGGGCCCCGCGCCGGTAGCACTCGAACGCGTGGCGCCCGGCACCGCACCCGAGGTCGAGCACGCGGTCGCCCGGGGCGAGCGGAAAGCGGGAGAAGTCGACGGTCAGCACGAGGTCTGCCCTTCCGGATGGGTCACGGCGCCCGCGTACGGGGCGCGCTTTGCAGAGTCTGCGGGCCACCGGCCCGCACGCGCGGTGCGGCCCCGGGCCCACGGCGCGGTGCGCCGGGAGGTCATCGGGCACCGGCCGGGGCCGTGCGTGCCTCGATCGCCTCGCGGTAGAGGTCCGCCGTGCCCTGGGCCGCCCGGGTCCAGGTGAAGCGGGACAGGACGCGGGCGCGGCCCGACGTCCCGATGCGCCGGCGCAAGGAAACGTCGCCCAGGAGTCTGCCGAGCGCGTCGGCGAGGGCGGCCGCGTCACCGGGCGGGACCGCGAGACAGGTCTCGCCGTCGGGGCCCGCCACCTCCGGGATGGCCCCACCGGTCGTGGCGACGAGCGGGGTGCCGGTCGCCATGGCCTCGGCCGCGGGCAACGAGAACCCCTCGTACAGCGACGGCACGCACGCCACCTGCGCGCTCCGCACGAGGTCCACGAGCTCCGCGTCGGAGATGCCCTTCACGAACTCGACGGCACCTTCGAGCCCGTACCGCTCGATCATCCGCGCCACCGGCCCGTCCTCGGCGCGCTTGCCGACGACGACGAGGTGGGCGTCGGGGCGCTCGGTGCGGAGCTTGGCGAGCGCCTCCACGAGGAACACGAGGCCCTTGAGGGGGACGTCCGCGCTGGAGGTCGTGACGATCCTGCCGGGCACCTCGGCGACCGAGGGGTCCGGCGAGAACAGGTCGGTGTCCGCGCCGATGTGCACGACCCGCACCAGTTCGGGCCGTACGCCGAGATGGTCGGTGATCTCCTGCTGCGAGGAGCCGGAGACGGTCAGCACGGACGGCAGCCGGCGCGCGACCCGCTTCTGCATGCGCGTGAAGCCGTACCAGCGCCGCACCGAGGCGCGCCGCCGCCAGTCCGGTGCGGCGTCGAGCTCCAGCTGCCGGTCGACGGTGATGGGGTGGTGGATGGTGGTGACGAGGGGCGCGCCGAGGTCGCCGAGCAGGCCGTAGCCGAGCGTCTGGTTGTCGTGGACGACGTCGAACTCGCCGCGGCGGGCCAGCAGGTGACGCCGGGCCCGCAGGGAGAAGGTCAGCGGTTCCGGGAAGCCGCCGGTCCACATGGCGGCGACCTCGAGCCGGTCGATCCAGTCGCGGTACTCGCCCCGCTTCGGCGTGCGGAAGGGGTCGGGCTGCCGGTAGAGATCGAGGCTGGGCAGCTCGGTGAGCGGCACGCCCTCGTCGAGTACGGGATAGGGCTGCGCGCCGATCACCTCGACGCTGTGTCCGAGGCGGGAGAGCTCGCGCGACAGATGCCGTACGTAGACGCCCTGGCCCCCGCAGAACGGGTTGCCCTTGTAGGTGAGGAGAGCGATGCGCAGTGGTCGGTCACCGACACCGGCCGCACCCGCACGGGGCCCGGTCGCTATGGCCTCAGCGGTCACTCACGGCCCCCTTCTCACTCCACTTTTCGCCGGAGCGTAACCGCTCGCGCTAATCTAGAACAAGTTTCACACTTGATCGTTCTTGATCGCTCAAGGAGCATCGAATCTACCGGCAGGTAGCGCTGCTGTAAGGCCCGGATCAGGTGATTCGCGCCACGGCGCGGAGCCCTGCCATGCTGTGCCCTCCGAAGCTCCGGGGGACGCGAACGGAGACGGGCGTCACCGGGAACGGAGACAGCGCGTTACCGGAATCGGGGACGGGGGCAGGAGACATGACCGCGGAAGCCAGGACAGCGGCTCCGTCAGTGACGGCGGTTCCGGCGACCCCTCCTCTGACGGAGCGCCAGGAGGCCAGGCGCCGGCGCATTCTGCACGCCAGCGCGCAGCTGGCCAGCCGGGGCGGCTTCGACGCGGTACAGATGCGTGAGGTCGCCGAGGCCGCCGGGGTCGCGCTGGGCACCCTGTACCGCTACTTCCCCTCCAAGGTGCATCTGCTCGTCGCCACCATGCAGGACCAGCTCCAGCATCTGCACACGACCCTGCGCAAGCGCCCGCCGGCCGCGGAGAGCTCGGCGCAGCGGGTCGCGGAGACGCTGATGCGGGCGTTCCGCGCGCTCCAGCGCGAGCCGCACCTGGCGGACGCGATGGTGCGGGCGCTCACCTTCGCCGACCGCAGCGTGAGCCCCGAGGTGGACACGGTCTCGCGCCAGACGACGGCGATCATCCTGGACGCGATGGGCCTGGAGAACCCGACGCCCGAGCAGCTCTCCGCCGTCCGGGTCATCGAGCACACCTGGCACTCCGCCCTGATCACCTGGCTGTCCGGACGCGCCTCGATCGCCCAGGTGAAGATCGACATCGAGACGGTCTGCCGCCTGATCGACCTGACGGACCCGGAACGGGACCCGCGCCAGGAGCGGGGCCCGGCCCCGGGGCGGGGCCGGGCGGGGCGCCGGCCCACCGGCTGAGCCCGGAGCCGGCACCGCGACTGTCTGCGGCACCGGCTTCGGGCTCCGGCTCCGGCTCGGGCTCGGGCTCCGGGGTTCGGCTCCGGCTCGGGCTCGGGCTCCGGTCGAGGAGGGCCGGAGCTACTCCTCGGGCGGGAACACCGCCTCGCCGGTGTCCGGCAAGGTGATCAGGATCGCCTCGACCGGACAGCCCTCCGCCGCCGCGAGGATCTGCTCGTTGGCGTCGGTGTCCGGCTCGGTGGGGTGGGACTGACGGGCGGAGTCCAGTGTGAACCCGTCCGGTGCGTTGCTCACGCACATGCCCGAGCCGATGCACACGCCCCGGTCGATCTCGATGTGCCAGCGGTCGCCCATCAGCCTTCGCTCCCGTATCCCGACGGCAAATGCACCATTTTGTGCTCAAAGTACTCGCCGAAGCCCTCGGGACCGAACTCCCGCCCCAGACCGGAGTTCTTGTATCCGCCGAACGGGCCAAGCATGTCGAGGCTGAACGTGTTGACGTTGTACGTACCGGTCCTCACCCGGCGGGCGAAGTCGATGCCGTGCTCGACGTCGGCGGTCCACACGCTGCCGCTGAGCCCGTAGTCGGAGTCGTTGGCGACCGCGGCGGCCTCGGGCTCGTCGCCGTACGGCAGCAGACAGATCACCGGCCCGAAGATCTCCTCGCGCGCGATGCGCATCGAGTTGTCGACACCGCCGAAGAGCGTCGGCTCGACGTACCAGCCGCGGTCGAGTCCGGCCGGGCGGCCGCCGCCGGTGAGGATCTTGGCGCCTTCCTCCTGGCCGATCCTGATGTAGTCGAGGGAGCGCTGCCGCTGACGGTCCGCCACCAGCGGGCCGACCTGGGTCGCCGGGTCCAGCGGGTCGCCGGTGACCAGCGCGCCGGCCGCGGCGGCGAAGGCGTCGGCGAACTCGTCGTAGCGGGCGCGGGGCACCAGGATGCGGGTCTGGGCGACACAGGCCTGTCCGTTGTTCATCCAGGCCGCCGGGACGATGCCCTGGACGGTCGCGTCCAGGTCCGCGTCGGGCAGGATCACGGCGGCGGACTTCCCGCCCAGCTCCAGGGTGACGCGCGTGAGATTGCGGGCGGCGACCTCCATCACGCGCCTGCCCGCGGCGACCGAGCCGGTGAAGGAGACCCGGTCGATTCCGGGGTGTCCGACGAGGTACTCACTGACCTCGCGGTCGGCGGGCAGGATCGACAGCACACCCTCCGGCAGCCCGGCCTCGCGGGCGATGTCGGCCAGGATGTACGCGTCGAGAGGGGACTCCGGTGAGGGCTTCAGCACGACCGTGCAGCCGGCGAGCAGCGCGGGCGCGAGCTTCGCCGCGGCGACGAACTGCGGAACGTTCCACGGGACGACCGCCGCGACCACACCGACCGGCTCCCGCCGCACCAGCAGCGGCCCGAGCACACCGGTGCGCCGCTCCTCGTACGTGAAGTCCCGGGCGACGGTGATGGCCGCGTCCCAGACCATCATCGCGCCGAGCGCCTGCGCCAGGACGCTCCAGGAGTACGGGGACCCGTTCTGCGAGCTGATCGAGCGGGCGATCTCCTCGTGCCGTACGGCGATCGCGTCCTTGATCCGCCCCACGATCTCGACGCGCTCCTCCAGCGACGTCCGCGGCCAGGGCCCCTGGTCGAACGCGGCACGCGCGGCCGCGACCGCCCGGTCCACATCGGCCCGCGAGGCGTGCGGGACGCGTCCGATGACCTGCTCGGTGTGCGGCGAGATCACCTCGATGGTGTCCGCGCCGAGGGGATCGACCAACTCCCCGCCGATGAACAGCTTTCCGTGCTCGATCAGTTCGGTCATGGCGACTGCCTCCCGCGCACCGGGGTTCCACCGGGGGATCTTCTGACACTGTTTCAGAACTGATACCAGTTCTAGTTGAACTAAGCCAGACGCGGGACCGAATAGGCCCCGACCAGCGGCTTTGTCGCTGGTGCGGGCCGCTCTCATGCGGCCGCCCCGTCCGATGTGCGCTAGGTCTCATCCGCGGGTTGTTACACCGGATCGGCGGCCGGTGTCTCCATGCCGAGTCCACAACGCGAAGGAGACACGATGAACGGGAACGGGAACAGGGACGTCGAGGTGGTCGTGGTCGGCGGCGGGTACGGGGGTGTGACGGCGGCCAACCGCCTGGCCCGGCGCGACGGCGTGTCGGTGACCCTGGTCAATCCGCGTCCCGACTTCGTCGAGCGGATCCGCCTGCACCAGCTCGTGACCGGTTCCGATGACGCGGTCGTGGGCTTCGACGAGGTTCTGGGCGGGAACGTCCGGCTGGTGGTCGACACCGCGACCCGGATCGACGCCGCCGAGCGCCGGGTGTCGCTGGCGGGCGGTGGCACTCTCCCCTACGACTACCTCGTCTACGCGGTGGGCAGCGGCGCCTCCGGTCCCGGCGTGCCCGGAGCCGCGGAGTTCACCCATGCGGTGTCGGACCTCGAGGGAGCGCAGCGACTGCGGTCGGTGCTGGCCGCGACGCCCGCGTCCGATCCGGTGACCGTGGTCGGCTCCGGGCCGACCGGTCTGGAAACCGCCGCCGAGCTGGCAGAACTGGGCCGCAAGGTCACCCTGGTCTGCGGCGACGTGCTCGGCCCCTCCCTGCATGCCCGAGTCCGCCGCCCGGTCGCCCGCCGGCTCGCCGAGCTGGGTGTGACCGTCCTCGAAGGTCCCCGTGCGCGGGTGACGGAAGTGACGCGCGACGGCGTGCGGCTCGACGACGGCCGCGAGCTGCCCAGCACGGTGACGATCTGGACCGCTGGATTCCGTGTCCCGGACCTGGCCGCCCGCAGCGGGCTGCGCACCGACGCCGAAGGCCGTCTGGTCACCGACGCGACGCTGACCAGCGTGGACGACGTGCGCATCGTCGCCGCCGGGGACGCGGCGGTGATGACGGACACGCCGTTCCGGATGAGCTGCCAGGCCGCCGTGCAGCTGGGCCCGGCGGCCGCCGACACGATCCTGCGCAGGATCGCGGGGAAGAAAGCCGCTGCCGTCCGGATGTTCTTCGCCGGGCAGTGCCTCAGCCTCGGCCGGGACGAGGGCGTCACCCAGTTCTCCTACCCGAACGACAAGGTGAACGCGCTCAGCATCAGCGGGCGGCCCGGTGCCGGCGTCAAGGAGATCGCCTGCCGGTTCACCCTCGACAAGTTGGTGTCCGGGGCACGCAAGGCCGGTTCCCGCGCGTCCCGCGCATCCCGCGGCCGAGGAGGACCGAGCCGCAGTGCCCCTGATCAGTGGGCAGGCCGCCGGTGACGGCCCCGTCGTCAAACTGGGTACATGCCCCACGGCCTGCTCGCGGCATGGGGGGCCGACCACGAGAGAGTGAAGCGCACGCCATGAACGACCACGTCACCGACCCCGCGACGGAGGCCTTCGTCGCCCACCGAGACCTGCTGTTCACCGTCGCCTACGAGATGCTCGGATCGGCGGCGGACGCCGAGGACGTCCTCCAGGAGGCCTGGCTGCGGTGGGTCAAGGTCGACCTGGCTCAGGTGCGGGACCAGCGCGCCTACCTCGTACGGATCACGACCCGGCAAGCACTCAACCGGCTGCGCACCCTCAAACGGCGCAAGGAGGCCTACGTCGGCCCCTGGCTGCCCGAGCCCCTGCTCACCGCCCCGGACGTGGCCGAGGACGTCGAACTGTCCGAGAACCTGTCGCTGGCACTCATGTTCGTCCTCGAAACCCTCTCACCGACCGAACGCGCCGTCTTCGTGCTGCGCGAGGTCTTCGACATCGGCTACGACGACATCGCGGCCGCGATCGACAAGAGCCCCGCCGCCGCACGCCAGATCGCCCACCGCGCCCGCCGGCACGTCGACGCCCGCCGGCCGCGCACAGCGGTTTCCCCGGAAGAAGCCCGGGCAGCGTTGCGTTCGTTCCAGCGCGCGCTCGTGACCGGGGACCTCCAGGGGCTGCTCGACGTACTCGCCCCGGACGTGGTCTTCGTCAGCGACGGCGGCGGCCTCAAGCTGGCGGCCCTGCGGCCGGTCGTCGGCGCCGACAAGGTGCTCCGCTACATGGCCGGCAGTGTCGCCAAGGCCGGCGGCGCCTTCACCAGTGAGTCCACCACGGTCAACGGCAACCCCGGACTCGTCCTGCGCCTGGACGGCGTGATCGACGGCGTGCTGGCCTTCCGCGTGGAGAACGCCCGCGTCACCGGCCTCTACTACGTCCGCAATCCCGAGAAGCTCACCCGCGTCGAGTCCGAAACCCCCCTCACGTCCCGATGACCGTCCCTCACGTCCCACTGACCGTCCCCCGCGACACGGTCGACCGAGGCGTCCTGCCGGAGGGAAACCGAATGCAGACCGGATGGAGAACCGCTTCTTCGGAGCCGCGCGGATGGGAAGGTGTGAGGGCTCGTGTCCACGTGATGGAGGAGAACCTTCGGCATGGCCGTCATCCACCGCACTTCCCTCAAGCCGACCAAGCTGGAACTGCTCACTTCCTGGCTCCCGTCCCGCCCGTGGTACCGCGGCGGGGCGGGCGAACCGGAGTTGGCCAAGGCCGGCGGCTTCCGGCTGGATGACCCGCACGGCGAGGTCGGGATCGAGTTCATGGTGGTCACCGATGCCTCGACTCCCCACCCGACCGCCTACCTGGTCCCGCTCACCTATCGCGGTGCCCCGCTCGCCGGCGCGGAGCACGCTCTCATCGGCACCATGGAACACGGGGTGCTGGGACGGCGCTGGGCCTACGACGGCTGCCACGACCCGGTGCTGGTCGCCCAGTTGACGGGCGTGATCGAAGGCCGGGTCCAGGCCCAGGACCAGAACACCAGTGACCTCCCGGACCGGGAGGTCACCCGCTCCTACACCGGTGGAGGCTCCCTCTCCACGGACGTCGTCGGCACGGCCACCGACGACCGGGAGAGCACCGAGATGCCCGCACCGCAGGGCACGACCCTCCGCCTGCACCGCGTCCTGCGACCTGCCCCGGACGACCGGACCCTCCCTCCGCACGGGGCCACCGGCCACCTCGCGGGCACCTGGCACCTGCCGGACGGCACCCGCGAAACGGGGCTCTTCGCCGTCCTGCACACCGGCCGCCGGGCCCAGGCGCACTGACCCGCGGGCCCAGGCCGGCGCCGGGCCCGCGGTACGGAGTGCTCAGACACGCATGAGTACCTGCGCGCTGGCC includes:
- a CDS encoding aldehyde dehydrogenase, coding for MTELIEHGKLFIGGELVDPLGADTIEVISPHTEQVIGRVPHASRADVDRAVAAARAAFDQGPWPRTSLEERVEIVGRIKDAIAVRHEEIARSISSQNGSPYSWSVLAQALGAMMVWDAAITVARDFTYEERRTGVLGPLLVRREPVGVVAAVVPWNVPQFVAAAKLAPALLAGCTVVLKPSPESPLDAYILADIAREAGLPEGVLSILPADREVSEYLVGHPGIDRVSFTGSVAAGRRVMEVAARNLTRVTLELGGKSAAVILPDADLDATVQGIVPAAWMNNGQACVAQTRILVPRARYDEFADAFAAAAGALVTGDPLDPATQVGPLVADRQRQRSLDYIRIGQEEGAKILTGGGRPAGLDRGWYVEPTLFGGVDNSMRIAREEIFGPVICLLPYGDEPEAAAVANDSDYGLSGSVWTADVEHGIDFARRVRTGTYNVNTFSLDMLGPFGGYKNSGLGREFGPEGFGEYFEHKMVHLPSGYGSEG
- a CDS encoding maltokinase N-terminal cap-like domain-containing protein, encoding MAVIHRTSLKPTKLELLTSWLPSRPWYRGGAGEPELAKAGGFRLDDPHGEVGIEFMVVTDASTPHPTAYLVPLTYRGAPLAGAEHALIGTMEHGVLGRRWAYDGCHDPVLVAQLTGVIEGRVQAQDQNTSDLPDREVTRSYTGGGSLSTDVVGTATDDRESTEMPAPQGTTLRLHRVLRPAPDDRTLPPHGATGHLAGTWHLPDGTRETGLFAVLHTGRRAQAH
- a CDS encoding NAD(P)/FAD-dependent oxidoreductase, translating into MNGNGNRDVEVVVVGGGYGGVTAANRLARRDGVSVTLVNPRPDFVERIRLHQLVTGSDDAVVGFDEVLGGNVRLVVDTATRIDAAERRVSLAGGGTLPYDYLVYAVGSGASGPGVPGAAEFTHAVSDLEGAQRLRSVLAATPASDPVTVVGSGPTGLETAAELAELGRKVTLVCGDVLGPSLHARVRRPVARRLAELGVTVLEGPRARVTEVTRDGVRLDDGRELPSTVTIWTAGFRVPDLAARSGLRTDAEGRLVTDATLTSVDDVRIVAAGDAAVMTDTPFRMSCQAAVQLGPAAADTILRRIAGKKAAAVRMFFAGQCLSLGRDEGVTQFSYPNDKVNALSISGRPGAGVKEIACRFTLDKLVSGARKAGSRASRASRGRGGPSRSAPDQWAGRR
- a CDS encoding RNA polymerase sigma-70 factor gives rise to the protein MNDHVTDPATEAFVAHRDLLFTVAYEMLGSAADAEDVLQEAWLRWVKVDLAQVRDQRAYLVRITTRQALNRLRTLKRRKEAYVGPWLPEPLLTAPDVAEDVELSENLSLALMFVLETLSPTERAVFVLREVFDIGYDDIAAAIDKSPAAARQIAHRARRHVDARRPRTAVSPEEARAALRSFQRALVTGDLQGLLDVLAPDVVFVSDGGGLKLAALRPVVGADKVLRYMAGSVAKAGGAFTSESTTVNGNPGLVLRLDGVIDGVLAFRVENARVTGLYYVRNPEKLTRVESETPLTSR